DNA sequence from the Spirochaetales bacterium genome:
TGTATTCGTATACGAACCGTGAAGGCGAATACCGCCTGATAAAGGAGATGTCGGTATCGGATATTCGCCGGATATCCGGCAGAAGCATTCCGTTTTACATGGAGATGACCGATACGATGAAGAAAAACTCTATCACCGTTTTCGAACTCGGTGAGATGAAAATCGATATCAAGATCGATCCGAACATCTTCTCTCTCGAGGAACTGACATGGTAGGTAAGGCCTTCTTTGCGTGGTCTATTGTACTGCTCGCAGTTTCCGCCCCGTTTGCCGGGGCGGAGATGATGCAGACGATTACGATCTCCGATTATTTTTCCCTCTCGCATACGGCCGATGACGATATTTCCCTCGCCAATCTTCTCAAGAACAGGTGGGATTTCAGATCGACAGGCAACGCGAACGTGAAAGCCCAGTTCCAGATCGATACATGGCTTTTGGGTCTGGATGCGTCAACGGGAATGCCGGCCATGCTGCTCGATATTCCGCGCGCCTATATCAGGGTCCGCTTTCCCGGATTCAGGGCGGAGGCCGGGAAAACGAGGGTGTCATGGGGTGAGGGCTTTCTCTTCAACGCGGGCGATGTCATTTTCGGTGGTATGAGCCTTCCGGCCGATATATCGGCCGCAGAGTTGAGGGATGAAACCGATCTGTTCGCATCGGTCTATATCCCCCTGGGAAGATTTTCTTTTTTCGAGACGGTCTTTCTGCCAAACCCGGAAGCGGCGGCGGCCGGTCCGGGATTCTATCTGCCCGAGGCGATCGACATCTCGGACGCGTCGGCGGGAGGCAGGATATATTTCGAGATAAAACCGATCGCGACCGCCTTCGAAATCGGGTACCTCTATGACGGGGAAGCGCGGACGCACCGGCCATACACGAGCCTTCACGGGCACCTCCTCCTCGACTGGAACCTCTCGGCGGCGCTATCCGTTCCGCATACGGAGATCGATCCCGCGGTCATCGCGGAAGACCTCGACCTTTCTTTCGGCCTTTTTCACATGATCGGTCTCGAAGGCGACAGCAGCCTCACGCTGAGACTCGAGACCGCGCTTCAACCCGCGCAGAGATGGAAAGAGGAGGCGACGGCCGTCACCGGCCCCGGAATCATCGAACAGCCGGTTTACGGTATTTACCTCTATCCGGAAATCGTCTACTCGCCCGACAGCGCGTTGAGCTGCCAGCTCCGCTCCGTCATATCTCCCGTCGACGGGAGCGCGGTCGTTTTCGGCGGAATGAGCTGGAACATGTACCAGGGTTTTACCGTCGGTTGCATGCTGAGCGGGATGATCGGCGACGAAAACGACCACTTCGGATGGGGGAGGGACGGCGATCTGAGTCTGACCTTGAGCGTGGAATACATATTCGGGGAATAGCACGCATCGGGCGAAGAGTATAGGATATCGGATTATATTGCGCTGAAAATCCACGATAAATTACGGGAATATGAGCGGAAACCGGAAAACGGCCGGATCCGTCGAGTACGCCGGAAAACCTCATCAATGAAAATAATAGATCAAACGTAAGGAACGACTCGGATGCGCCGCCCGTCGACTTCGGTAACGATCTGATGTGTTTTAACCTCTTTAAACAATTAAAAATTTCGTATATAATAGACCGATTATATTATCGTTACCGGTTTGGTAATATATATCTCTCCTTGTGAGAAAAAGAAAGGATGAGAGCCGGCATTTATCTTGAGAAAAATGGGCAATCGAAAACGGATATTTTCTCAATAGCACGTATCATTTTTCTCTTTATATCGATTATACTGTTCATGATCGATCGGTTTAACAATACCCGGAAATACCCGGATATGTATATTTATATAAAAACGGAGGAAGAAAAATAATGATTAATGTCAAGGATAAAGTCAATAAAATAAAATCCGAATTGACTGAGATGTACGGTGAAGAGAATGTCAAATATCAAACGGAAAAAGACAACGATGATGTTGCATTTGATATCGTCAATCGTGTTTACCGATTCATAATCGATACGGGGAGAGGCGAATGTATATTGACAATTACCTATGAATATTTACGGGATAGAGAAATGGGTGAAATATCAAGGATTATTCTTAAAACAGGCTATATGGGTAAATTACTGGAATCCGAGACGCCGCCAAAAGAAATACGTTTCACCACGAACGGCATAAAAAAAATTGAGTAATTCTTTGTATCGTTTTCCATTATATTGCCGTATCAGAATAACACCGATGTTTTCGGCTTTGAAGTCCGGGATTATTACCGTCCTTCCGCGCCGTCATCCCCGTGGCATAAAAAAGGGGCGGCCCGGGGGGCTTTGAACGTGTTTTTTCAAAGCGCGCGGCCGTATCGTGCAGAAAACGTTTATACCCCGCGCCGCCCGAAGCGTCACAATACCTAAAGCCGCATCACCTTTGAGTCGCCGCATATGAAAATATCAATCTTGCCCGGAGAGTCCGGGAAGCGGCGCCGCATGAGGTCCGCGATGACCGGCACATTATCATCGCAGGCGGTATGGATCGTCAATTCGTTTCCTCTCCAGTCGTATAGAATGATCCGCAGCCCGTCATACGCCATTTTCCTTATATGGCTCGAAATTCTTGCTTTTAAAGTGTTGTACGTTCTTTCTTTCACCATGATTTCGCCCTCCCTCTCGACCGTTACATTGTCATACTAATGCATCGTTTTCAGTGCATTCAAATTTTATCGGGGAAAACAAGGAAGGCATTAACCGGTACAAAACAGGTATGAAGCCGGTATAGGGTGTATTGCCGTGGATAATGTGGCCGGTAGCAGGGGGTGTCTGGATAATGTCAGTAATAATTGCTTCCGCTGGTTAATTTATCAGGAGGCCTGGAAGCCGGGGGAAATTGTGGTATATGGCTTCATAACCTGTTACAATTCGACGGAGATATGACGCATTTATGAATTGTCCGGGCTTCACGACGACATGACTGTAATACCGGCTGATCGTTCGGATATCCGCGTGGCCGGCCATGATGTGGACTTTTTTGAGTGATAAGCCTTGTTCGAGGCTGTGAGTGTAAAACGTCTTCCGCAGAATGTGTGACACGCTCTGCTGGCGGACATCCTGCAGGAGGATGTAAGCGGCCCCTCCCCCGGCAAGCGGAGAAGCAAAGAGTATGGCGGAAAAAAACGAGAGTAATCAGCAATCGTGAAAGGAGACGATGAAGGATAAAAAAGGCATAAAGAAAAACAGCCAATAGTCGATCAGAAGAAGCGATAAACGTATAACGGTTGACTCATCGGTAGAAAAGGTTTTTTAATGATGATATACGCCGTATCCCAGACAAGCGGCTTTGCGATGGAATGCAGGAAGAGGTGAAAGAACGCCGCTTTATTACGGAGCGGCGGATGAAAGAGATAAAGAAAAGTGTATTGATCGATAATTTAAATAAGGCGTTCCTTTGGAGGCAGATAATTCTTGAATTGTTCTCTTTTTTTTGATATAGTTGTACTATGGCACTGACGAAAGTGAAATTGACATACCGGGATTTCATTCTCTTCCCCGATAATGGAAAGCGGCATGAGCTTATTGATGGAGATCATTTTATAACCCCTGCACCATCCATACGGCATCAAATCGTATCAAAAAATATTGAATATCTTTTTGAACGATATTTCAGAAACAGCGATACCGGCATTATTCTGGATGCACCGGTCGATGTGTATCTGTCTGATTTTGATATTGTCGAGCCGGATCTCATCATCATAAAAAAAGAGAATCAGAAGATTATCAGGGACAACTACATTAAGGGACACCCCGATATGGTGGTTGAAATAATCTCTCCCTCAACTCAAAAAAACGACATTGAATTGAAAAAACATCTCTATGAAAAATATGGCGTAGAAGAGTACTGGATAGTCGATCCTGATAATAATGAAGTGCAGCAGTATGTATTACGTGAAGGAACGTATATGAAGCGCGGAACGTTCACCGACGGCATTACCGCACATATATTGCCGGATTTATCAATCGATTTAAAAAAGATATTTTAGGAAAATATTTTTATTCCGGTTTTCACGACGAACATAAAAGACAGTACCCTCGATGAATATGAAAAAGAATCGATATGAATGTAGCGGTGAAGAAAATAATTCAATACATGCAGCGGCATGGTTTGTCAAAAATCATGCTTGCAGAAAGAATCGGCATGAATCGAAGTCAGATAACCAGATGTCTTGCGGGGGATTTTACACCGTCCCTGGGATTTCAAAAAAGGATTAATCGTGTATTCGGTATTAATAATGACTGGATAGACTCTCCCTAACGAATCACCTTTGTTATACCAGACACGAACAGTGAATCTCAACTATGGTAGAAAAAGTAGAAAGAGAATTTGAAATATGAAGGAAATAGAAAAATTAGATAAAAGATTAACTACTATTATTAATAAACTTAAAAATGGAATGA
Encoded proteins:
- a CDS encoding tyrosine-type recombinase/integrase, which codes for MSHILRKTFYTHSLEQGLSLKKVHIMAGHADIRTISRYYSHVVVKPGQFINASYLRRIVTGYEAIYHNFPRLPGLLIN
- a CDS encoding Uma2 family endonuclease, whose protein sequence is MALTKVKLTYRDFILFPDNGKRHELIDGDHFITPAPSIRHQIVSKNIEYLFERYFRNSDTGIILDAPVDVYLSDFDIVEPDLIIIKKENQKIIRDNYIKGHPDMVVEIISPSTQKNDIELKKHLYEKYGVEEYWIVDPDNNEVQQYVLREGTYMKRGTFTDGITAHILPDLSIDLKKIF
- a CDS encoding helix-turn-helix transcriptional regulator — protein: MNVAVKKIIQYMQRHGLSKIMLAERIGMNRSQITRCLAGDFTPSLGFQKRINRVFGINNDWIDSP